Within Sphingobium aromaticiconvertens, the genomic segment CGGCACGCCCGCGACTTCCTCGGCAAAGCGCACGCAACGGGTGCACTGGATGCAGCGGGTCATCACCGTCTTGACGATCGGACCCATATTCTTTTCGGTAACGGCGCGCTTATTCTCGTCATAGCGCGACGCGCCGCGGCCATAGGCCACCGACTGGTCCTGAAGATCGCATTCGCCGCCCTGATCGCAGATCGGGCAGTCGAGCGGATGGTTGATGAGCAAAAACTCCATCACCCCTTCGCGCGCCTTCTTGACCATCTGGCTGTCGGTGCGAATGTCCTGCCCCTCGGCAGCGGGCAGCGCGCAGCTTGCCTGCGGCTTGGGCGGCCCGGGCTTCACCTCGACCAGGCACATACGGCAATTGCCCGCAATGCTCAGCCGCTCATGATAGCAGAAGCGCGGGATTTCCTTCCCGGCCAGTTCGCACGCCTGAAGGACGGTAGCGCCCTGCGGGACTTCCAGTTCTACGCCGTCGACGGTTACTTTAGGCATGATTACTCCGCAGCCTCCATCACGGGGGCGCCACGCTCATTGATCCGCCGCTCGATTTCGGGGCGGAAATGCTTGATCAGGCCCTGGATCGGCCAGGCCGCCGCGTCGCCCAGCGCGCAGATGGTGTGACCTTCGACCTGCTTGGTCACTTCCTGCAACATGTCGATCTCGCGGATGTCCGCTTCGCCCGAGCGCAGCCGTTCCATCACGCGCCACATCCAGCCTGTGCCTTCGCGGCACGGCGTGCACTGACCGCAGCTTTCATGCTTGTAGAAGTAGGACAGGCGCGAAATGGCGCGGACGATGTCGGTAGATTTGTCCATGACAATGACGGCCGCGGTGCCAAGGCCGGAACCGAGCGCCTTCAACCCGTCAAAATCCATCGGCGCGTCCATAATCTCCCGCGCAGGCACCAGCGGCACCGAGGAACCGCCCGGAATCACCGCGAGCAGATTGTCCCAGCCGCCGCGAATGCCCCCGCAATGCCGGTCGATCAGTTCCTTGAACGGAATGCCCATCGCCTCTTCAACGACGCAGGGCTTGTTCACATGGCCGCTGATCTGGAACAGCTTGGTGCCGACATTACCCGGACGACCGATGCCCGCAAACCATTCCGGCCCGCGCCGCAGGATCGTCGGCGCGACCGCGATGCTCTCTACGTTGTTCACCGTCGTCGGGCAGCCATAGAGGCCCGCACCTGCCGGGAAAGGCGGCTTCAGGCGTGGCTGGCCCTTCTTGCCTTCCAGGCTCTCGATCTGCGCGGTTTCCTCGCCGCAGATATAGGCGCCCGCGCCGCGATGGACGAACACGTCGAAATCATAGCCGGAGCCGCAGGCATTTTTGCCGATGAAACCCTTGGCATAGGCCTGCTCGACGGCGGCGAAGAGGACCTTCGCCTCATAGATGAACTCGCCGCGAATATAGATGTACGCGGCCCGCGCGCGCATCGCGAAACCGGCGACCAGCGCACCCTCGATCAGCTTATGGGGATCATGGCGGATGATCTCACGGTCCTTGCAAGACCCCGGCTCGGATTCGTCGGCGTTGATAACCAGGAAGCTCGGACGGCCATCCTTGCTTTCCTTGGGCATGAAGCTCCACTTCATGCCGGTCGGGAAGCCCGCGCCACCACGGCCACGCAGGCCGGACGCCTTCATCCTGTCGATGATCGTGTCCTGGCCCAGCGCCAGCAGCGCCTTGGTATTATCCCAGTCGCCACGCAGACAAGCGGCGTCCACGCCCCAGTCCTGAAAGCCATGGACGTTGGTGAAGATGCGATCCTTGTCAGCCAGCGGGCCAACGAACGAAGCCTGTGCGGGTGCGTCGGTCATGCCCGTGCTCCTCCCCATTGGCCGCGATAGTCGTGGTTTTCCGTGACCATCTCTTTCAGCGTGGTCGGGCCACCTTCGGGACAGCTCGTCTGCCGATCAATCTGCGGTCCGATCTTGGGCTGCTTGCCGGTCGCCAAATCCTCCAGGATCGCGCTCATGCTGTCATAGGTCAGGTCTTCGAAATTATCGTCGTTGATCTGGACCATCGGCGCGTTGGCGCAGGCCCCCAGACATTCGACTTCGGTCAGGGTAAACAGGCCATCCGGCGTCGTCCCGCCCTTAACCAGCCCCTTATTCTTGCACGCCGAAAACACATCGTCTGACCCGCGCAACATGCAGGGCGTCGTACCGCACACCTGCACATGATAACGGCCCACCGGCGCGAGGTTATACATGGTGTAAAAGGTCGCGACTTCATATACGCGCATATAGGGCATATCGAGCTGGTCGCCGATAAACTCCATCACCGGCACCGGCAGCCAGCCTTGCGTCTGCGTCTCCGCGCCGACCTGCCGCTGGGCGAGATCGAGCAACGGCATCACCGCCGACTGCTGGCGACCGGGCGGATAACGACCGATCACAACTTTCGCCTGCTCGGCATTTTCGGGCGTCCACGCGAACGCGCCCCAACGCGCACGGGTTTCGGCTTCGTCGGGGATATGAATTGCGTCAGCCATTAGCGGTCACATTCTCCGAACACGATATCCATCGCGCCCAGTACAGCGGTTGTATCGGCGAGCATGTGGCCCTTCAACATGAAGTCCATGGCTTGCAGGTGTGAGAAGGCGGTCGGGCGAATCTTGCAGCGATAGGGTTTGTTCGACCCGTCGCTGACCAGATAGACGCCGAACTCGCCCTTGGGACTTTCGGTCGCGACATAGACCTCGCCTGCAGGCACATGGAAGCCCTCGGTATAGAGTTTGAAATGGTGAATGAGCGCTTCCATCGAGCGCTTCATCTCGCCGCGTTTGGGCGGCACCACCTTGCGGTCAAAGCTGGCGATCGGCCCTTCGGGCATCTCGTTGAGGCACTGCTTCATAATCCGCGCGGACTGACGGACCTCCTCCACACGCACCATGAAACGGTCGTAGCAGTCGAACCGGGTACCGACGGGCACGTCGAACTCCATCCGGTCATAAACGTCATAGGGCTGCGACTTGCGGAGATCCCAGGGGATGCCCGAACCACGGATCATTGGCCCTGAAAAGCCCCATTTTAGCGCGTCTTCCTTACTGACGATGGCGATGTCGACATTGCGCTGCTTGAAGATGCGATTGTCCGCGACCAGCGAAATCGCATCCTCGAACAAGCGCGGCAAGCGCGTGTCGAGCCAGTCACCAATGTCGGTGAGCAGCTTGAGTGGCACATCCTGATGCACGCCGCCGGGCCGGAAATAGGCGCTGTGCATACGCGCACCCGAGGCCCGCTCGAAGAAGTTGAGGCAATCCTCGCGAATTTCGAACATCCACAGGTTCGGCGTCATCGCGCCAACGTCCATGACATGCGACCCCAGGTTCAGCATGTGATTGCAGATACGGGTCAGTTCAGCGAAGAACACGCGCAAATACTGCGCGCGCAACGGCACTTCCAGATCGAGCAGCTTCTCGATCGCCAGCACATAGCTATGCTCCATGCCGAGCGGCGAACAATAGTCCAGCCGGTCGAAATAGGGCAACGCCTGAAGATAGGTCTTATACTCGATCAGCTTTTCGGTACCGCGATGGAGCAGGCCGACATGCGGATCGCAGCGCTCCACGATTTCGCCGTCCAGTTCCATGACGAGGCGCAAAACGCCATGCGCCGCGGGGTGCTGCGGACCGAAGTTGATCGTGTAATTCTGGATTTCGGTATCACCCAGCGTCGGATCGGCCGCGTCGGTGCGATGCTCCATTTCGTCGAGATAGTTGGACATCAGGCGTCACCCCCATTCTCTTTCGGCGCCTTTTTGGGGGCGGCAGGCTTGCGCTTGGGCTTTTCAGCTGCGGGTTTGGCCACGCCCTTGCCTTCATCCGTCTCCGCCGCGGCCTTTTTCGGCCTGGCGGGCGATTTCTTCTTGGCTTCGGTGTTCGCGGGTTCACCGGCACCGGTGTCGGCGGGCTTTTCCGTCACCTTGGGCGTTTCCACCTTGGCGGCAGGTGCGGGCGGTGGAGGCGGCGGCGCGGGGGCCGGAGCCGCTGGCGCAGCGACCTTCTCGTCACCCGGCAGCACATATTGCGCGCCTTCCCACGGGCTCATGAAGTCGAAGCTGCGGAAATCCTGCGCCAGCTTCACCGGCTCATAGACGACGCGCTTGGCTTCTTCCGAATAGCGCAGCTCGACATAGCCTGTCAGCGGGAAATCCTTGCGCTGCGGATAGCCCTTGAACCCATAGTCGGTCAGGATGCGACGCAGATCGGTGTTGCCCGAAAAGATCACGCCATACATGTCGAACACTTCGCGCTCCAGCCAGCCGGCAACCGGCCAGATGTGCGTGACGGTGGGGACCGGCTGATCCTCATCGGTCGATACCTTGACGCGGATGCGATGGTTCCGGGTGACGGACAGCAGGTGATAGACCACCTCGAACCGCTCGGCCCGTTCGGGGTAATCGACCCCGGCAATTTCCATCAGTTGCTGATACTGCGCGCGGTCGCGCAGCAGCGCCAGCGCTTCGGCCAGGCTATCGCGCAAGACCGTAAAACTCAGTTCATCGGCATGATCGACGGTTTCGACCAGCATGGCGCCCAACAGCGCGCCGATTTCCTCGGCGATACCGTCAATGACCGCGATCTTCGGTGCAGAATGACCCATCTTAGCGCTCAATCGTCCCAATGCGGCGAATCTTCCGCTGCAACTGCATCACGCCATAGAGCAACGCTTCGGCAGTCGGCGGGCAGCCGGGAACATAGATGTCCACGGGCACGATCCGGTCGCACCCACGCACGACGCTGTAGCTATAATGATAATAGCCGCCGCCGTTCGCGCACGAGCCCATGGAAATCACATATTTCGGTTCAGACATCTGGTCGTAAACCTTGCGCAACGCGGGAGCCATCTTGTTGCACAAGGTGCCCGCGACTATCATCACGTCCGACTGGCGCGGGGACGCACGCGGCGCCGCGCCAAAGCGCTCCATGTCATACCGCGGCATGTTGACGTGGATCATCTCGACTGCGCAGCAGGCCAGACCAAAGGTCATCCACCACAGCGAACCGGTACGGGCCCAGGTGAACAGGTCCTCGGTCGAGGTAACAAGGAAACCCTTGTCACTGACTTCATTGTTCAGCGCATTGAAGAAGTCCTGGTCGGGCTGGGTTCCCAGCGCGGGCACGGTGCCGGGCGCAGGGCTAGTGAGTTCTACTCCCAATCGAGTGCTCCCTTCTTCCACGCATAGACGAGGCCGAGCACCAGCTCCGCTATGAAAATCATCATCGTCGCCCAGCCGGTCCAGCCGATCTGGTCGAGGCTAACCGCCCACGGAAACAGGAACGCCGCCTCAAGATCGAAGATGATGAAGAGGATGGCGACCAGATAGAAGCGGACGTCGAACTGACTGCGCGGTTCTTCGAACGCGGGGAAACCGCATTCATATTCGCTCAACTTGGCCGGGTCGGGCTTATGCGCCCCAGTCAGGCGCCCCACCAGCATAGGCAGGAACACGAACGCGCTTGAGAGCAGCAAGGCAACCCCGAGAAAGATCAGGATCGGCAGATATTGGGCAAGATCGACCAACGGTATCCCCTGGGCGAAAAGATTGTTGGGGGCGCTTTAGGCCTGCTGCATATGCGAAGCAAGGGGCCAAGTTCTGAGAATGATTCGCAACAAATCCAGTGATTTGTGGAAGACCACCCTGTCCACTCGACAAATGCCATGAACCGTTTGAGCGTTACGCCACACTCCGGCCTTCTGCGTGAGAAACAGTGATCTGTCCGCGAAACGCCATCACCCGATTGCGCCCCGCCTTCTTCGCGGCGTAGAGCGCACGATCCGCAGCCTCCAGACGCAGCGACGCCGCAACAGCGCTATCGGCGGTCGCGACCCCAATACTCACGGTGACGCCACGCGGGATCGCCACGCCATCGCCTGCATGGATGGCCGCAATCGCGAGCCGCAACTCCTCTGCGACACCGATAGCAACCATATCGCTCGCCACTGGCAGCAGGACCAGAAACTCCTCGCCGCCATGGCGGCCTATTGTGCCGCCGTGTCGGTCGACAACGCGACCGGCGACATGCGCGACTTCCCGCAGACAGGCATCGCCTGCCGCGTGCCCCAGCTCGTCATTATAGGCTTTGAAATGATCGACATCGATCAGCAGGATACCATGCTGGCCGTGCTGCTGCGTCAGTTCGACCATCATGCGCCGACGGTTCCACAGGCCAGTCAGGAAATCGGTATCGCTCAGATGGCGCAGCTTTGCATTGGCCGCTTCCAGCGCCAGCGCCTGCGCACCAAGGACAGTCGCCATCCGCTCGCTCCGGGCAGAGATGTCGAGGATCCGGCCGAATATCCGACTCAGCCGATGCCCGATGAACGCACAGGTCAGGCAGAGCGCAATGCAGGCAAGAGCCAGCCATTGGGCCGTCGACCGTCCTGTCAGAAAGAAGCCCGCCGCCGTCAGCAGGAAAAGCGGCACATGAAAGGCCAGATGCGCGGGCCACCAGGCAATATAGCCGGACACGGTCAGCACCGCGCCCAGGCCCATGCAGCAGAAAAACAGCGACGCTTCGTCCGTGCCCACCCCGACCAGCACCAACCCAGCCATCCCCCAGGCCAGGCCGGACAGGCCGACCGTGCCGGTGGCCACCCAGGCCCAGCGTAGCTGTTGCCCATAGCCGGCACCCTGCCTGTATCTGACCGCCAGCAAGACGCGGACGGCCAACAGGATGGAGATACAGGCGAGCCAACCGAGCAGGAACGCCTGCGATGCCATCGCCCAGTACACGCGGCAAAGGATCATGGTCGCCAGCAGGCTCATGGCCGCGCCGGGGAGCGCGTTGCCATAGAGCATCGCCACGCGATGCCGAATCAGATCCTCCGGCTTTCCACTCATGTCGCCAAAGCGCCTCCTTTCGAGGGGCAGCTAGGCGACCGAAGTTAATATCGTCCCAAGATCAGCTCAGGATCAGCGGAGAGCGCTGGCCACCAATTTGTGCAATTTGCTGTGGATCGCGTCATTGCCGGCGATGACTTCCTTACGCTCGATCGGCTGGTCGCCACCCCGGAAATCGGTAACGAACCCGCCCGCTTCGCGCACCAGCAATATGCCGGCAGCAACGTCCCAGGACTGAAGGCCGCTTTCCCAGAAACCATCATAGCGCCCGGACGCCACATGGGCGAGATCGAGCGACGCGGCGCCAAAGCGGCGGATACCCGCGACCGAAGGCCCGACTGCACCGAAAATGCGTGTCCACTCAGCGAAATTGCCATGACCCATGAAGGGAACGCCAGTAGAGATCAGGCAATCGGCCATGTCACGCCGCGCCGACACGCGCAGCCGTTGGTCGTGACGCCATGCGCCGCGGCTCTTTTCGGCCCAATAGCTTTCGTCGGTAACGGGCTGATAGATCAGGCCGGTCGTCACTTCGCGCTTGCCCCCGTACAAAGGCTCCTCGACCGCGATCGAGATGGCGAAGTGCGGGATGCCGTGCAGGAAGTTGCTGGTGCCATCGAGCGGATCGATGATCCAGCGCGGCTTGGTTGGGTCGCCCGCAATCTCGCCACTCTCCTCGACCAGAAATCCCCAGTCGGGCCGCGCGCGCTGCAATTCCTCGACCAGCGTCTTTTCCGCCTGATGATCAGCCTTGGACACAAAGTCAGCCGGCCCCTTGCGGGACACCTGCAGATGCTCGACCTCGCCGAAATCGCGACGCAGGCGCTGCCCGGCCTTGCGGGCGGCGCGCTCCATGACGGTAAGAAGGCCTGAATGGGATGCCATGTTCGAATCTCCCCCCTCCCTTTCAAGGGAGGGGTAAGGGGGTGGGTGCGATTGCGGCAGCAATCGCCTGCAACGTCAGAGGCAAGGTCGGAACGCGCCCTGCGGTCGCGACCCAGCCTTTCCCCTCCCTGAAGAGGGGCTTATTCAGCGCTTATTCCGCGCGCTTCACATATTCGCGGGCATAGACGTCGACGACGATGCGCGTGCCGCTGACGATATGCGGCGGCACCATGACGCGCACGCCATTGTCGAGGATTGCGGGCTTGTAGCTGGCCGACGCCGTCTGGCCCTTGACCACCGCGTCAGCCTCAACAACCGTCGCTTCGATCGTGTCGGGAAGCTGGACCGAAATTGGCCGCTCCTCATACATTTCCAGCGTCACTTCCATGCCGTCCTGCAGGAAGTCGGCGGCATCGCCGATCAGGTCCTTGGCCAGATTGATCTGCTCATAGGTTTCCTGATCCATGAAGACGAGCATGTCGCCCTCGGCATAGAGATATTGAAAATCCTTCGTATCCAGGCGGATGCGCTCGACGCTTTCGGCGGAGCGGAAACGGACATTGTTCTTGCGCCCGTCGATCAGGTTCTTCAGTTCCACCTGCATATAGGCGCCGCCCTTGCCGGGCTGAGTGTGCTGAATCTTGACGGCGCGCCACAGGCCGCCCTCATATTCGATATTGTTGCCGGGACGAATGTCGACGCCGCTGATCTTCATGGGAAGAACCTGCCTGTGTATCTAAAGGTGAAAAGAGCCGGTCGCGGCCTTTATAGCGCCTTGGGCCAGAGAGCAAGGGGCCGCTTAATCCTGCGCCGTCAACAGCGGATAGGGATTGACCGGCCGCCCGCGATACCAGGGGTCGCCGACCCCCATCTCATGCACTTCGAAATGCAGATGCGGTCCAGCCGGGTCGGCATTGCCCGTACTGCCGACCGTGGCCAGCCGCTGCCCCCGCCGCACCGCCTGCCCTTCCTTCAGGCCCGGCGCATAGGCGTCCAGATGCGCGTAATAATAGACATGCGCGTCATCAGCAGACCGTTGGTAAATCGTCCGCCCACCGCGCCCGCTCCAGCGAATACGCTCGATACGACCATCGGCAGCGGCCAGCACCGCCCGTCCCCGCGCGGCCATGATGTCGATGGCATCATGGGTTCGCACGCCACTTTCGCGCGCCTGGGTGAACGTATCGACCAGCGCGCTGGGCGGCACCCCCTCGACCGGGATCAACAACCGCCCCTCCCGAACAGCGCCTTCACCGGCAGACACCGGCGTATCAGCGGGCGCATCGCCAGGCACGATCCGCACGCAAAAATGCGCGAAGGCCACGCACAGCAGCAGCGCCAGCGCGGCCCACGTCCATTTCCTCACTGCTGGCATTTCCTCATTGCTGGCATTTCCTCATAACTGGAACACCGCCTTCACGCCCGACTTGACCATCTGCGCCAACCGCGCCGCGTCCCAATTGGTCAGGCGGATGCAGCCATGGCTCTCGGTACGGCCGATGGTTTTGGGTTCGGGCGTGCCGTGGATGCCATAATGGGCCTTGGACAAGTCTATCCAGACGATGCCCACCGGCCCGTTCGGTCCCGGCTTCAGCACCGCCTTCTCATCCTTGGACGAGGAGTCCCAGAACAGGTCGGGATTATAATGGAACACCGGATTGCGGCTCACGCCCTTGATCGTCCAGGAGCCGACCGGCAGCGGATCGTGGCTCGACCCCATCGTCGCGGGAAATTGCGCGATCAGCCTGTTGTCCTTGTCGAAGGCCTTCAGCACGCCTTCCGATTTATCCACCACGACATGATCGGCCTGCGGCTGATCCGCCGCGACCGCCAGGCTGGCCAGTGTCGTGCCCCAACCGCTCTCATCCCCCTCGATCCTCGCCACCGGTTGATTGGGAATGGCGGGCACGCGGATGATCGCCCCCGGCCCGACCTTCGCGCCCTTCGCATTCATCGCCACCAGAGCTTCCGGCGTCGTATGAAAGCGCTCGGCCAGTTTTTCCAACAGATTGCGATAACCAAGGGCGGGCAATTTGGCCTGTTCGTTCAACCCCTTGGGCAAGGCGAAATACGGCCCCTGCGCGAACCCGTCGGGCACGCGCACCAACCATGTGGTCGGCGGCACGTCCCGCCGAGCCTGCCCTTTCAACAGGGCATCCGCCGTTCTGGAGTCATAGTCGCCCGTCTCGGGCAATCCCTTCGCGGCCTGAAACCCCTTGAGCGCCGCCGTGAAAGACATGCCCGCCTTCCCGTCGACCACACCGGGCGAAAAGCCAGCCCGATCCAAAGCCACCTGCGCCTGAAGAAAGGATTCGGGTTTGAAGGCTGACCCGCCCGGCTCCGGCATCACGGTGAAGGCGAACGGATCGGCGGTTGCGGACGCGCTCGGTGCCGGAGTCGCTGTATTTGTCGTCTGCGCCGCACTCCTGTCGCCGTCCGTAACCGCAACATTGCACGCGCCGCACAGCAGCACGGCGGCGATGAAGACCGATGAATGACGCAAGCTGCTCTCTCCCACTATTGTCGGGCAAGAACGCGCAAGATCGGGAAAAGCTGCCCTTGGCTTTCCTGCATACAAAACATATACGTTTCATATACGAATCGTATATGGAGACCCCAATGGGTATTGTGAACATAGAGGATGATCTGCACGTTCAGGTGCGCAGAGCGAGCAAGGTATCGTTCCGCTCGATCAATGCGCAGGCCGCCTATTGGATCAAGGTCGGCATGTTATGCGAGATCAATCCGACCCTCAGTTTCGCCGAGATCATCAAGCGCGAGCTGAATTCCGCGGGCGTTTCGGTTCAACCACTGGCCATCGTGAAACATGACGAAGCAGCCTGAGGAACTGGCATTGCTGGCCGAATCCGGTCGGTTGCTGGCGTCCGTGTTCGGATTGCTGGATCGAACCTCGCTCGCGGGCATGTCGACGCTTCAGATTGATGAAATGGTCGAGCGTTTCATCGTTGACGATCTACAGGCGCGCCCCGCAAGCAAGGGCCAATATGGCTATGGCTTTGTGCTGAATTCTTCGGTCAACGACGTGGTTTGCCATGGTGTTCCATCGCAATCAGAGGTGCTTAGGGATGGCGATATCGTCAATCTCGACATCACACTTGAGAAGAACGGTTATATCGCGGACTCCAGCAAAACCTATTGCGTGGGAAATGTCAGTCCCGCAGCCAGAAGGCTGGTCCAGACCAGCTACGAAGCCCTGTGGATGGGCATCCGGACGGTTCGCCCGGGCGCGC encodes:
- the nuoF gene encoding NADH-quinone oxidoreductase subunit NuoF — protein: MTDAPAQASFVGPLADKDRIFTNVHGFQDWGVDAACLRGDWDNTKALLALGQDTIIDRMKASGLRGRGGAGFPTGMKWSFMPKESKDGRPSFLVINADESEPGSCKDREIIRHDPHKLIEGALVAGFAMRARAAYIYIRGEFIYEAKVLFAAVEQAYAKGFIGKNACGSGYDFDVFVHRGAGAYICGEETAQIESLEGKKGQPRLKPPFPAGAGLYGCPTTVNNVESIAVAPTILRRGPEWFAGIGRPGNVGTKLFQISGHVNKPCVVEEAMGIPFKELIDRHCGGIRGGWDNLLAVIPGGSSVPLVPAREIMDAPMDFDGLKALGSGLGTAAVIVMDKSTDIVRAISRLSYFYKHESCGQCTPCREGTGWMWRVMERLRSGEADIREIDMLQEVTKQVEGHTICALGDAAAWPIQGLIKHFRPEIERRINERGAPVMEAAE
- a CDS encoding NAD(P)H-dependent oxidoreductase subunit E, whose translation is MADAIHIPDEAETRARWGAFAWTPENAEQAKVVIGRYPPGRQQSAVMPLLDLAQRQVGAETQTQGWLPVPVMEFIGDQLDMPYMRVYEVATFYTMYNLAPVGRYHVQVCGTTPCMLRGSDDVFSACKNKGLVKGGTTPDGLFTLTEVECLGACANAPMVQINDDNFEDLTYDSMSAILEDLATGKQPKIGPQIDRQTSCPEGGPTTLKEMVTENHDYRGQWGGARA
- a CDS encoding L,D-transpeptidase family protein, yielding MRHSSVFIAAVLLCGACNVAVTDGDRSAAQTTNTATPAPSASATADPFAFTVMPEPGGSAFKPESFLQAQVALDRAGFSPGVVDGKAGMSFTAALKGFQAAKGLPETGDYDSRTADALLKGQARRDVPPTTWLVRVPDGFAQGPYFALPKGLNEQAKLPALGYRNLLEKLAERFHTTPEALVAMNAKGAKVGPGAIIRVPAIPNQPVARIEGDESGWGTTLASLAVAADQPQADHVVVDKSEGVLKAFDKDNRLIAQFPATMGSSHDPLPVGSWTIKGVSRNPVFHYNPDLFWDSSSKDEKAVLKPGPNGPVGIVWIDLSKAHYGIHGTPEPKTIGRTESHGCIRLTNWDAARLAQMVKSGVKAVFQL
- a CDS encoding GGDEF domain-containing protein — translated: MSGKPEDLIRHRVAMLYGNALPGAAMSLLATMILCRVYWAMASQAFLLGWLACISILLAVRVLLAVRYRQGAGYGQQLRWAWVATGTVGLSGLAWGMAGLVLVGVGTDEASLFFCCMGLGAVLTVSGYIAWWPAHLAFHVPLFLLTAAGFFLTGRSTAQWLALACIALCLTCAFIGHRLSRIFGRILDISARSERMATVLGAQALALEAANAKLRHLSDTDFLTGLWNRRRMMVELTQQHGQHGILLIDVDHFKAYNDELGHAAGDACLREVAHVAGRVVDRHGGTIGRHGGEEFLVLLPVASDMVAIGVAEELRLAIAAIHAGDGVAIPRGVTVSIGVATADSAVAASLRLEAADRALYAAKKAGRNRVMAFRGQITVSHAEGRSVA
- a CDS encoding M23 family metallopeptidase produces the protein MPAVRKWTWAALALLLCVAFAHFCVRIVPGDAPADTPVSAGEGAVREGRLLIPVEGVPPSALVDTFTQARESGVRTHDAIDIMAARGRAVLAAADGRIERIRWSGRGGRTIYQRSADDAHVYYYAHLDAYAPGLKEGQAVRRGQRLATVGSTGNADPAGPHLHFEVHEMGVGDPWYRGRPVNPYPLLTAQD
- the efp gene encoding elongation factor P — encoded protein: MKISGVDIRPGNNIEYEGGLWRAVKIQHTQPGKGGAYMQVELKNLIDGRKNNVRFRSAESVERIRLDTKDFQYLYAEGDMLVFMDQETYEQINLAKDLIGDAADFLQDGMEVTLEMYEERPISVQLPDTIEATVVEADAVVKGQTASASYKPAILDNGVRVMVPPHIVSGTRIVVDVYAREYVKRAE
- a CDS encoding NADH-quinone oxidoreductase subunit A → MVDLAQYLPILIFLGVALLLSSAFVFLPMLVGRLTGAHKPDPAKLSEYECGFPAFEEPRSQFDVRFYLVAILFIIFDLEAAFLFPWAVSLDQIGWTGWATMMIFIAELVLGLVYAWKKGALDWE
- a CDS encoding ParD-like family protein, which gives rise to MGIVNIEDDLHVQVRRASKVSFRSINAQAAYWIKVGMLCEINPTLSFAEIIKRELNSAGVSVQPLAIVKHDEAA
- the map gene encoding type I methionyl aminopeptidase; protein product: MTKQPEELALLAESGRLLASVFGLLDRTSLAGMSTLQIDEMVERFIVDDLQARPASKGQYGYGFVLNSSVNDVVCHGVPSQSEVLRDGDIVNLDITLEKNGYIADSSKTYCVGNVSPAARRLVQTSYEALWMGIRTVRPGARLGDIGWAIERHAKRHGYSVVREYCGHGIGREMHEEPQVLHFGKPGTGLALREGMVFTIEPMLNRGRRSVRTEADGWTVVTKDGSLSAQFEHTVAITASGVSVLTLRPDEGDMMSRIKVAA
- a CDS encoding inositol monophosphatase family protein; this translates as MASHSGLLTVMERAARKAGQRLRRDFGEVEHLQVSRKGPADFVSKADHQAEKTLVEELQRARPDWGFLVEESGEIAGDPTKPRWIIDPLDGTSNFLHGIPHFAISIAVEEPLYGGKREVTTGLIYQPVTDESYWAEKSRGAWRHDQRLRVSARRDMADCLISTGVPFMGHGNFAEWTRIFGAVGPSVAGIRRFGAASLDLAHVASGRYDGFWESGLQSWDVAAGILLVREAGGFVTDFRGGDQPIERKEVIAGNDAIHSKLHKLVASALR
- a CDS encoding NADH-quinone oxidoreductase subunit D, producing MSNYLDEMEHRTDAADPTLGDTEIQNYTINFGPQHPAAHGVLRLVMELDGEIVERCDPHVGLLHRGTEKLIEYKTYLQALPYFDRLDYCSPLGMEHSYVLAIEKLLDLEVPLRAQYLRVFFAELTRICNHMLNLGSHVMDVGAMTPNLWMFEIREDCLNFFERASGARMHSAYFRPGGVHQDVPLKLLTDIGDWLDTRLPRLFEDAISLVADNRIFKQRNVDIAIVSKEDALKWGFSGPMIRGSGIPWDLRKSQPYDVYDRMEFDVPVGTRFDCYDRFMVRVEEVRQSARIMKQCLNEMPEGPIASFDRKVVPPKRGEMKRSMEALIHHFKLYTEGFHVPAGEVYVATESPKGEFGVYLVSDGSNKPYRCKIRPTAFSHLQAMDFMLKGHMLADTTAVLGAMDIVFGECDR
- a CDS encoding NADH-quinone oxidoreductase subunit C codes for the protein MGHSAPKIAVIDGIAEEIGALLGAMLVETVDHADELSFTVLRDSLAEALALLRDRAQYQQLMEIAGVDYPERAERFEVVYHLLSVTRNHRIRVKVSTDEDQPVPTVTHIWPVAGWLEREVFDMYGVIFSGNTDLRRILTDYGFKGYPQRKDFPLTGYVELRYSEEAKRVVYEPVKLAQDFRSFDFMSPWEGAQYVLPGDEKVAAPAAPAPAPPPPPPAPAAKVETPKVTEKPADTGAGEPANTEAKKKSPARPKKAAAETDEGKGVAKPAAEKPKRKPAAPKKAPKENGGDA
- a CDS encoding NADH-quinone oxidoreductase subunit B family protein, whose translation is MGVELTSPAPGTVPALGTQPDQDFFNALNNEVSDKGFLVTSTEDLFTWARTGSLWWMTFGLACCAVEMIHVNMPRYDMERFGAAPRASPRQSDVMIVAGTLCNKMAPALRKVYDQMSEPKYVISMGSCANGGGYYHYSYSVVRGCDRIVPVDIYVPGCPPTAEALLYGVMQLQRKIRRIGTIER